The region CAGGATGTCCTCTGGGGATCATCATCACCCAGCACGTGGCCTCCCACCCCTGGGGTTCTCTCACCTCTCTTGCAGGGGCCCTTGCTGAGCTGGCGGATGCCGCTCTTCTCCCGCAGGTTGGCCGCTCTCAGCGCGCAGCCGCTCGGGTAGGTGATTCCGTCGCTGCCGCACACGGGCTGCCGGCTCTTGCACACGCACACGCTGCCCCTTCCGCTCCGCAGGCACTCGCTGCCCGCCGCGCAGCGCGCTCCCGCGACCCCGCACGCCTCGCCCTCCCCCGCGGCGCACAGCGCGCAGCAGCCGCAGGAGTCGAGCACCGCGCCAAGCTTGCATCCTCCCGCCGGCAGAGGCGCGCATAAGGCGCGCAAGCACTGCCCGCAGGCTTTTGGCCGCGGATCCTTGGCCGCCCAGCCCGAGACCCAGAGCAGtgcgggcagcagcagcagggagtAGCAGAGGCGCTTCATGacgagaggaggaggagaaaaggaGATGATGCTGGGCGAAACTTATCCTGCAATATGAGGCTAATCTTGCACCCGAGCTCCTTAATATAGCTCCTGTCCTGTCCCACAGCCACATCCCACCCAGCCCCTCCCCGATCCAGACAACCACTGCACTGAAAAACTCCTCTAGCCTGCTGGCTGGATGCTTGAAAACGAAACCAGGCAcagaaagaagaacccaaatcaTTCGCAAGGGAAGCGGGATTGGCGTGTGAATTCGGACTTTCAACCGAGTTTTTACGGTTTGACACATGAGTGATCTTCGCCCATCCCTGTAGTTTTCTGCCGAGTTTTGTGCACGTCTTGGCTGCACTGAAATAAAGAGTAATACAATAGAACATTCTGTCGGTGCGGAAAGTTACTTCTCTGCTCTGTTTCATTGATTTACTAATATCATCTCTTAGGGTGGCGAGGAAGGCAATCCGCTTCGATTTTTTAAGGCGAGTCAGGAGAAATCTGCTCAatttaacacttttttttccaggaaaGAGGAGCAGTGGTGTTGGGATTTAAGGGGCCAATCACCTCTCTATTCAAAGTATTGTAACTTTGGAAG is a window of Microcaecilia unicolor chromosome 2, aMicUni1.1, whole genome shotgun sequence DNA encoding:
- the IGFBP7 gene encoding insulin-like growth factor-binding protein 7 isoform X2, yielding MKRLCYSLLLLPALLWVSGWAAKDPRPKACGQCLRALCAPLPAGGCKLGAVLDSCGCCALCAAGEGEACGVAGARCAAGSECLRSGRGSVCVCKSRQPVCGSDGITYPSGCALRAANLREKSGIRQLSKGPCKRAPSIVTPPKDVWNISGAQVYLSCEVIGIPTPILTWNKVIRGHHGVRKMELLPGDRENLAIQTRGGPEKHEVTGWVLLSPLRKEDAGEYECQATNSGGQAAASAKITIVNTVHEIPMRKAQDTEL
- the IGFBP7 gene encoding insulin-like growth factor-binding protein 7 isoform X1 encodes the protein MKRLCYSLLLLPALLWVSGWAAKDPRPKACGQCLRALCAPLPAGGCKLGAVLDSCGCCALCAAGEGEACGVAGARCAAGSECLRSGRGSVCVCKSRQPVCGSDGITYPSGCALRAANLREKSGIRQLSKGPCKRAPSIVTPPKDVWNISGAQVYLSCEVIGIPTPILTWNKVIRGHHGVRKMELLPGDRENLAIQTRGGPEKHEVTGWVLLSPLRKEDAGEYECQATNSGGQAAASAKITIVNTVHEIPMRKGEVVHEAQDTEL